In Mytilus edulis chromosome 7, xbMytEdul2.2, whole genome shotgun sequence, a single genomic region encodes these proteins:
- the LOC139530010 gene encoding uncharacterized protein, with the protein MITKKRLFVGSMLFIGFLVLWSVKHGNIITTVMDQVNMAIHSFTMPAPGKYNLSYELNSVLQACGQLCNTSRKGLPGPYFDHILAPIDCNAILKNEYVDRGHGLPLAPATIPIELMNEYSMNNRIPVRYWHLNSQYLGKKASSPVWTVNAIEDLIIQAKEGKLKGNYGEEETNALRDGLKHAPGVKDGRVLVIGSEFPWVEACVLEAGAREVVTLEYGSIISEHPKVKTMVPFVFRMRYLNNTLGTFDAIVSFSSLEHSGLGRYGDALNPWGDIIAVARAWCVTKPGGSLTIGVQYDYNHEYLHFNADRVYGKKRYPYLTTNWKQLYRGIGKQRVHVFTK; encoded by the coding sequence ATGATCACCAAAAAGAGACTTTTCGTTGGTTCTATGTTATTTATAGGCTTCCTTGTCTTATGGAGTGTGAAACACGGAAATATTATAACGACAGTGATGGACCAAGTAAACATGGCAATACATTCTTTTACAATGCCTGCACCTGGAAAGTATAATTTGTCCTATGAATTGAACTCAGTTCTTCAAGCCTGTGGACAGCTATGTAATACATCAAGGAAAGGACTACCAGGACCGTATTTTGATCATATACTTGCACCAATAGATTGTAATGCAATCTTAAAGAATGAATATGTAGACCGGGGCCACGGACTACCTCTAGCCCCGGCAACAATTCCAATAGAACTTATGAATGAATATTCAATGAATAATCGTATTCCAGTGAGGTACTGGCACTTAAACAGTCAATATTTAGGTAAAAAAGCATCAAGTCCTGTGTGGACAGTGAACGCTATCGAAGACTTGATCATTCAAGCTAAAGAAGGGAAACTAAAGGGAAATTACGGTGAAGAAGAAACAAATGCTCTTAGAGATGGATTAAAACATGCACCAGGGGTTAAAGATGGTAGGGTTCTAGTTATAGGTTCAGAATTTCCATGGGTCGAGGCATGCGTACTTGAAGCAGGAGCACGTGAAGTTGTGACATTGGAGTATGGCAGTATCATATCTGAGCATCCGAAAGTGAAAACTATGGTCCCGTTTGTATTTCGTATGCGTTATCTTAACAATACTTTAGGAACATTTGATGCCATTGTTTCCTTTAGTTCTTTAGAACATTCTGGATTAGGGAGATATGGGGACGCTTTGAATCCCTGGGGTGACATTATTGCTGTAGCACGAGCCTGGTGTGTAACCAAACCTGGAGGCTCATTAACTATAGGTGTGCAGTATGATTATAATCATGAGTATCTCCATTTTAATGCTGATAGAGTGTATGGTAAAAAAAGATATCCATATTTAACTACAAATTGGAAACAACTCTACAGGGGAATAGGCAAACAACGCGTCCATGTTTTCACGAAATAA